A segment of the Bernardetia sp. genome:
CCAAAGTCGTCAAACATGATATGTTCTTGAGGAACGCCATAATCGTCTAACATTTTAATTACAGCTGCATTCATCATTGGAGGTCCACAGAAATAAAATTCAATTTCTTCGGGGTCTTCGTGTTTAGAAAGATAATTATCAATCAAAACTTGGTGAACAAATCCTACATAACCATCCCAATTATCTTCTGGAAGAGGTTCTGAAAGGGCAATATTGAAAGTAAAGTTTGGAAATTCTTTTTCAATCGCTCTAAACTCATCTACATAGAAAAGTTCTCTTTTTGAGCGTCCTCCATACCAAAATGATACTTTACGGTCAGATTTTAAGGTATGGAATAGGTGGAAGATATGTGAACGCAAAGGTGCCATTCCTGCACCACCACCAATATAAATCATTTCTTTACCTGTATCTTTAATAAAGAACTCACCATAAGGTCCTGAAATAGAGACTTTATCGCCTTTCTTACAATTAAATACATAAGAAGAACATTTACCTGGGTTTACGTCCATCCATTTGTTGTTTGCTCTATCCCAAGGTGGAGTAGCAATACGAATATTAAGCATGACAATATTTCCCTCTGCTGGGTGATTTGCCATTGAGTAAGCTCTAAATTCAAGCTCATCATTTACCATTTTCAAGTCCCATAGTCCAAATTTGTCCCATTCGTCTCTGAATTTATCTTTTCCAGCTGGGTCGTTTGGAAGAGGACTAATATCAATATTTTTGAAATCTACTGTAATTGGTGGTACATCAATCTGAATATAACCTCCCGATTCGAAGTGTAGGCTTTCTCCTTTAGGTAACTCTACTACAAATTCTTTGATAAATGAAGCTACATTATAGTTTGACCTAACTGTACATTCCCATTTCTTGATTCCAAAAATTTCTTCTGGAATACGGATTTGCATGTCTTTCTTTACTTTTACTTGACAAGCCAAGCGAACATTTTCCTTTTGTTCTGTACGGCTAAGGTGTCCTACTTCGGTTGGTAAAACATCTCCTCCTCCTTCATCAACAGCACATTTACACATGGCACAAGTACCACCACCACCACAAGCAGAAGGTAAAAATATTTTGTTGTCTCCCAAAGTACTTAGGAGAGTTGAACCAGCAGGAACAACAATAGGGTCTTCTTCATTGCCATTTACCACAATTTTTACGTCTCCACTCTGGACTAATTGCGCCTTTGCAACAAGAAGCAACCCAACAAGTAGGAGTGTAACAACTCCGAAAACAGCAAGCCCTGCAAGAATTACAGTTATGTTAATCATGTACTCTGTTTTTTTAGGTCTATTTTTGCGTTTGAATAAATTACTTTAATAAGTATTGATAATAGCTACAAATATACGTTCAAAAATCCTCAAATACCAATAGAAAAGCATCAAAAAACGTGTTTTTATTTTGAAGCCCTGCTATCTGTTTAGTTTTGAGATGTATAGAAGTCTGTATATGACAAGGCTTGAATTGATATTTTAAGTCTTTATGAAAAGTATTAGCTATTCTGAAAAAGGAATGTAGTAGAAAATTGTTTGGATAAAGTTGAAACAGGATAGTATTTCAATCACTTGGCAGGGGCAAGATTAGAAAAATGTATTAATACTTAAATCCATATTTACTGTTACTTTTGATGAGAAACAAATTCCTTAAGGATCAATAAAGTTTAATTCTTAGGAAAGCTTCTAAATTTATTAGATTTAGCCATCTATATTCAACCACTTAGCTTCCATATCAGACATTCCGACAGTGAATTGATGATTTGGGTCGTGTATAGTTTCAAAAGTAATTTCCCAAATTATAGAATCTTCTTTCTGAATAGGAATTGATAGACTTACAATCTGAAATTCTTGTTTAAAATCTTTTATTTTAAAATTTTCTTTCCAGTTCTGCAAAGTATCTTCAAGAAGTGGAGTAATAGCAGTAATTACTTCTGGATAAGAAGATTCAATTTTTCTAAAAAAAGAATTGGCAAAACTGAAATTATCGTTATTTTTTCCCTCTAAAAATATAGAAATTTTATACTTCACTGGCATAAAATGGCGTATGCAACTATATGAAAAGCTACCATGTTTCAACTTTTGAATAGTAACTTGTCCAAAAAAAGAATTTTCAATAATTTTTTTATTGCTGCTAAAAAAATATTTAAGAGGGTTCATACAACTACTCAAACAAAGCCAAACTCTGCATTACAAAAAGGTGTAGAGCAAATACAAAAACAATAGTTGAAAGTACAATCTTCCAACGGTTTTGACTAAATTTTAAAAATTTTATCACTAAAAAACCTACAAGAAGACCTACCAAAACAATGATAATTTGAGCAATCTCTAAACCAATATTGAAGCCCAATAATGGAGAAAACAAATCATTGGGTAACATCTGACGCAAGTAATTAGCAAATCCCAAACCGTGTATAAGTCCAAAAAAAAGAGCAATAGTATATCTACGGAGCATCAAAGGAGAAGTAACTTCTTTAGTCTGATTTGATAAATCTAGTATTTCAGAATCTGTAATTATTGTTTTGTTTTCAATTTTTATCACAAAATTCATAATACAAACTATCAGAATTGTCAGAGGAATCAGCCATTCGATAACTGAACTTGGGATGGGCGAGAAGTCATATACTGTCAGAAGAAGCGTAAACGAATGACCTACTGTAAAAGCTGTAACCAACATCAATACTTTTCTCCAGTCTGAAAAAGTATAGATAGCACTAAGAGCTAAAATAAAAAGTAGGTGGTCGTAACCTTCTGGAAATGAGATAACATGTTCAATCCCCATTCCCATAAATGTAAAAAATTCGTTCATCTTTGCTGTTTTCAAATAGTTTTAGTTAGCTCTTTCTACTTCACTTTCAAGTTTGAGAACTTTTGTTCCGTCTTCTTGTTCGATATAAAGAGCTTTATTGCCTTCTTCACCTTCTCTGACTACCTTTTGTCCTTTGATAGTCTTGACCATTTTTTCAGTGGCTGTCTCTACTACTTTTCCAGTAGCAGTGCCGTCTGCCCATTTCCATTTTACGTTTGTCCCTGTACGAATCATAATTATAGGTTTTTATTAGAGTGATTAAACTTTTAAACCAACTGATTTATTATGAAACTTGTTTAGGAGTCAAGCATTGGTTTTTCAACGTAAAAATGAATCAAAAAATACTTTCTCTTTCCTTGTTTAGTCAAATATTGCTTTAGAAGTATTTTTTGTGTAAATTTTAAATTAAAGTTATAGACATTCCAATTTGGAAGTTTACATTTGTATGGTAAATTTATGTTGTCCTTCTAATTATTGCAACTATGAAACAGAAAAATATTGTCATTTTGGGTGGTGGAGAAAGTGGTGTAGGTGCAGCTCGCCTAGCTGCTGAAAAAGGATATAATGTTCTGCTCTCAGAAAAAAACAAACTTTCTGATGAAAATAGATACGAATTAGAACACCATAAAATTTTTTATGAAGAAGGAAAGCATACAGAATCTATTATTTTAGGAGCAGACTTGATTATCAAAAGCCCCGGTATTCCTGAAACAGCTCCTATTATGGAAGCTATTCGTTTGGAACACATTGAAGTAGTTTCAGAGATAGAATTTGCTTCTCGTTTTATTTCAGGGCAAATCATTGCTATCACTGGAACGAACGGTAAGACAACAACAACTTTGCTTACCCATCACTTGCTCAAAAGTGCAGGTTTGAATGTATGTATAGCTGGAAATATAGGTAAAAGTTTGGCTAGAGAAGCCATAGAAGATAATTATGATTATTATGTTGTGGAGGTAAGCAGCTTTCAGTTAGACGATATTGACGAGTTTCGTCCACATGTTGCTATTTTACTCAATATTACTCCAGACCATTTGGATAGATATAATTATCAAATAGAAAACTATGTACAGTCCAAATTTAAGATAAACGAAAATCAGAGTAATAAAGACTTTTTTATTTACAATGAAGAAGATATAGAAACACTAAAATACCTTCGTTTCCATCGTTTGGCAGGCAGAATGTTACCTATTAATATTTCAAAACAGAGTGAGTATTTGTCTCTGCAAAACAAAATTCGAATTTCGGCAACT
Coding sequences within it:
- a CDS encoding HupE/UreJ family protein, translating into MNEFFTFMGMGIEHVISFPEGYDHLLFILALSAIYTFSDWRKVLMLVTAFTVGHSFTLLLTVYDFSPIPSSVIEWLIPLTILIVCIMNFVIKIENKTIITDSEILDLSNQTKEVTSPLMLRRYTIALFFGLIHGLGFANYLRQMLPNDLFSPLLGFNIGLEIAQIIIVLVGLLVGFLVIKFLKFSQNRWKIVLSTIVFVFALHLFVMQSLALFE
- the nqrF gene encoding NADH:ubiquinone reductase (Na(+)-transporting) subunit F, with amino-acid sequence MINITVILAGLAVFGVVTLLLVGLLLVAKAQLVQSGDVKIVVNGNEEDPIVVPAGSTLLSTLGDNKIFLPSACGGGGTCAMCKCAVDEGGGDVLPTEVGHLSRTEQKENVRLACQVKVKKDMQIRIPEEIFGIKKWECTVRSNYNVASFIKEFVVELPKGESLHFESGGYIQIDVPPITVDFKNIDISPLPNDPAGKDKFRDEWDKFGLWDLKMVNDELEFRAYSMANHPAEGNIVMLNIRIATPPWDRANNKWMDVNPGKCSSYVFNCKKGDKVSISGPYGEFFIKDTGKEMIYIGGGAGMAPLRSHIFHLFHTLKSDRKVSFWYGGRSKRELFYVDEFRAIEKEFPNFTFNIALSEPLPEDNWDGYVGFVHQVLIDNYLSKHEDPEEIEFYFCGPPMMNAAVIKMLDDYGVPQEHIMFDDFGG
- a CDS encoding DUF2945 domain-containing protein, translating into MIRTGTNVKWKWADGTATGKVVETATEKMVKTIKGQKVVREGEEGNKALYIEQEDGTKVLKLESEVERAN
- the murD gene encoding UDP-N-acetylmuramoyl-L-alanine--D-glutamate ligase, which encodes MKQKNIVILGGGESGVGAARLAAEKGYNVLLSEKNKLSDENRYELEHHKIFYEEGKHTESIILGADLIIKSPGIPETAPIMEAIRLEHIEVVSEIEFASRFISGQIIAITGTNGKTTTTLLTHHLLKSAGLNVCIAGNIGKSLAREAIEDNYDYYVVEVSSFQLDDIDEFRPHVAILLNITPDHLDRYNYQIENYVQSKFKINENQSNKDFFIYNEEDIETLKYLRFHRLAGRMLPINISKQSEYLSLQNKIRISATPAQMLDIPIADLPLKGKHNFLNIVAAGMAAQIVGLSDEQIVKGLKSFVNAPHRLEKIKTIKGVTFINDSKATNVDAVSYALASFDKPLIWIAGGVDKGNEYELIEETVKKNVRAIVCLGKDNEKLITFFKGKVSEIRETDSIKKAIEIAFSLAESEDIVLLSPACASFDLFKNYEDRGDQFRRYVQELALNIKDKKETESV